Within Seriola aureovittata isolate HTS-2021-v1 ecotype China chromosome 12, ASM2101889v1, whole genome shotgun sequence, the genomic segment GTGTTTGGACACATCCATCATGTTTTCAACTCTTAGCAGTActattttaatttacttttctgCTGGCATCATTCTAAAATTACTTATATTAAGTGTCTTATCGCtggtctgtttttctctgctgtacTCAGGATCGTCTATTAGAAAACCTGtttaaatgaaagttaaatCTACAATAAAACCTGGGTATatgtatttagttactttcACTTAGTCATATACAGTGATATAGTTGCTCtgctatcattattattaaaattaataaaaaaaattaataatagtAACAGAATAGAAATCATGAAATcaagaaaaagacacatttaaaaagtgtttcattATTACCTACACTCGTTTATTgtagttttgtcttttttataatAACCTGTAAagtgtgaaattaaatgtttcttcatattaaatataaaagctTTAACAATTCttaaacagctgaaataaactaaaatgtttaatttattcaaaacCTAACTGAACTTCCGccttttttttatacaatattttatattattataaaacataattttacacTGAGGCCTTGTACTACAGTTTGTATACATTACTTCCAccacctctgtgctgctgctttcaggAATCAAACGCACACActgctgccctctagtggtcacaacaacacactgattcAAACTGGAGACCTACTATTGTGCTTCCACTACTACTGCTATTACTGTTAATACTACTGCTGCGACTAATAGTGCCTTCTAATATTGTTGTGTTCATCgctttctttttgttcattgtgttatagatttaattttaaatcaaTTGTTTTTCTATACTCAATaactcataatgacaaagtaaaaatgtgtcttcggagtttgtttggtttttttggggggaaaaaaattaaagactGAAATCTCTCACcgacaaaagtattcagacccttgaATGTGAACCAGAAAGTTTCACACTACACATCacgacaaaaacaaatgaggtCCAGTGAATTATCTGTAGATAAAACTGTGGTGAGACATAGATCAGAGTAAAAGGGTATACaaccatttctaaagctctgagtgttcccaggagaaCAGTGTCAGGCTCTTTTTTAGAGTTGGTGTCCAGACAAACTGAGTTACTGGGTAAGAAGGGACTTGGTCAGACACTGAGAACCCAGAGCCTCAGAGGTCCTCTGCAGTCCTAACTGACACAGCAACAGATCTTAATTATAATATTCTGTTTAGCTTACTATTGTATTCATCCAGCAAATCTAGCAATACTGCCCTCTCAGTGAAAAAACTGCTTTGCAATGCAACAGTAAGGGCGGGCAGAGCTGGTGTCGCAAAGCTGAAGTCCTCCATAGGCCAGACTGTCACATTTCGGTTCGGCTTTCATGGTCTTCAACAGTTATAAATTCCACACCTTCGtaggatgtggcccctgaattagGACATGGATATATATGCAGTCAATGTCACTAGCCTATTTTGTGCTAGCTAGCAAGCTGATAATGATATTGCACTTAAAAAATACTATCCCAAAAAAACAGAGGGTTAGTAAAATTTTAGTCTCGCATAGCCAAACCTATCCCCACTCTTCATTTTATCACTGTGGCAGAAATGGTTTAAATCAAGTGCTCAGCAGCCAGTGGGAACATATGACAGTCAACATGGTAAAAATCACATAAATTTGTACTGGCTGGTTCAGTGAGATGCTCTCTGAGACATGAGTTTGTCTTGTCTTTGGGGAAGTCAGCCACTAGTGGTTAACGACCTTTTTTCAGCTTGAAGTCTTATTGTTTGTACTGATGATTCAACCATGGAAAGTTTTATATCTTTTACAGTTGTGTCCTATTTGTGTGCCTCGGCCTAATTCATAGGGGAGACGATGCCGTATGGAATTAAttccaggtgtgtgtgggtgtaatACCTGCTTTTAATCTGAAAGATTTATGTAAGAATGTAGATTTCCCAATGAAGTAGTGTACGTGACTGTGGTAGTTAACTTCCCCAAAGAGACGACAATTTCATGTCTCAAGGAGCATCTCACTAAACCAGCCAGTTCAAATACGTggtttttaacatgttaacagCACGTTGACTAATGCATTTATTGCCTCAAGAACCAGTGAATGTACGTGATCCGCAGAAGTCATGAGCatctcagtgtttgttctcTGCCCCATCTTTACCAAATATGGAGAGAACATAGCTTGTGtaactaaatttaatttaagtcCTTATCAAAAATCTTTATGTTCCAAACTGAatcacatttaattatttttaaaccaTCAAATATTGAGATTGGCATCTACCTTAATTCTAAGACTATATTAGACAATTACCAATAACTCCTCCTTTTAACTCGCAGCAGATATAGAGCAACATTAAGGTAAGTACCTGAACACTCTGTCTACCTCTTGTTTCAGTGTTGATGTGTTGCTGAAGATTATAGTGGCATTAACAAAGCTGTATGATTTAATTTTAGTATTACAAGTTAATATGTTCCTGGAGTCTTTCTCAGACATGTTTAACAATgtagttggttttattttccattttctcatttttcattcatgtttttaacatgaatttatgttcaatttatgtcttttttcatgtgaattattattattattattattattattactattattattatatggtCTAAGTTAAACTTGTTGTTCCActtatgatttttcttttttttttttacaaaatttcaATAGTccatacaaatataaatgattttctgacattataATGACTATCAAATAGTGCAAAAGAGAATGACAATATCAACACAATATTCAACAGTAATGCAAGTGCAGCGGTAGTGAAGACGTCACCTCAAGGAAATGCTGGGgcttaaatgaaaacacatttataattgTGTTTGTAAGTTGGATGTTGGatgaggccatggttctcagccggaaaCGGGTGGATTGCCCGCTTCAGGTCGGGGGGGGGCtttgcctcaggtggaggagtttaagtatctcgggatcttgttcacgagtgagggtaggatggagcgggagatcgacaggcggattggGGCGGCGCCAGCAGTGATGCGGACGctgaatcggtccgttgtggggaaCAGGGAGCTAAGCCGGAAGGCGTAGCTCTCAGTTTTCCGGTCGATCTAAGCTCCgatcctcacctatggtcatgagctttgggtaatgaccgaaagaacgAGACCGCAAGtacaagcggccgaaatgagtttcctccgcagggtggccgggctcagccttagagatagggtgaggagctcggtcatccgggagggactcggagtagagccgctgctcctccatgtcgagaggagccagttgaggtggttcgggcatctggttcggatgcctcctggacgcctccctggggaggtgtttcgggcatgtcccaccgggaggagaCCTCGAGgtcgaccaaggacacgctagggattatatctctcgactggccttggaacgcctcgggattctcccggaggagctggtggaagtggctggggagagggccgtctggacctctctgttgaggctgctgcccccgcgacccggatccggataagcgggagacgacgagaCGAGAAACTGTaatccttttcttttattttataggctttacaaaacaggaagagaatgGCAAAGGAAGAACTGGACATGACACCGTATGGGTAAGAGTTACGTGATGTTGATGTCCGAGATCACTCGTTATCGTGTTACCAAAGTGTTGTTGACGTGTTGTTGATGTCTTGTCAACGTCTTAAAAATCACGTATATATTGAGCAAGCTTGTTCAGTGAGATGCTCTCTGAGACACGTACTTGTCTTGTCTTTGAGGAAGTCAGCTATTTGTGGTTAAGATGTTTTTTAAGCTTGAAGTCTCATTGTTTGTACTAATGATTAAAGCAGGAGACTTTTATGTCTGTTACAGCTGTGTCCCTTTTGTGTTCTGTCTAATCTAGAGGGGAGATAACGTCTGTTGAATGAGTTCAAGGTGTGTCTCAGTGCAACAGCTGAACTCTGGAGTGAGAGTACGTTCATGATTTAATTCTGAAAATTAGATGTTGACctgatgtaataatgtatgTTTCCCAGTTAACTGTAAGGTAACTATGCAAGTTGTGTGCTTAAACACATTTACTTGTGTTGTATCGTCTTTATTTCTTCAATAACAAGTCACTGCTCTTGTCTACAGACATCCCATTTCATTAGTTCATTAGGTTGATTTATCTGTGGGAGATATTTACAGTCTGTCTTCTGTAATCAGCCAGTTCAAATACGTggtttttaacatgttaacagCACGTTGACTAATGCATTTATTGCCTCAAGAACCAGTGAATGTACGTGATCCGCAGAAGTCACGAGCatctcagtgtttgttctcTTCCACATCTTTACCAAATATGGAGAGAACATAGCTTGTGTAACTAAATTTAACTAAAGTCCTTATCAAAAATCTTTATGTTCCAAATTGAatcacatttaattatttttaaaccaTCAAATATTGAGATTGGCATCTACCTTAATTCTAAGACTATATTAGACAATTACCAATAACTCCTCCTTTTAACTCGTCCTTTGCAAAAAGTTGCTTAATTATAAACGCAGCAGATACAAAGCAACATTATCATCCTAATGGAGCTGTAACATCAAAATAATACActgaaagacactgaaacaaCTGGTAGTGCTGCAGAGTTCGTCACTACAAGCAACCCCATTCACAGGACAGCTATTTGATCAAATGCTAATATAAGAATATTAATTAGTGCAGAATCTAATTAGCTcttaaagttattattaaagTACATCATAAATGTGTACGGGAAGGGGTGAGGGGGAAGTCTCTCACTTTTACTGTTGAGTCTGGGAACTGTTCAGAGTTTGTACAGAGTGTAGACTTGTCCTGCTGAAATCGCAAGCATTTTGTATTGTTAAAGTAATGTCTGATTATTCACTGACAATATGCTTATAATCACTTAAAATCACAAGTTCCTTCTACTTCCTCTTTcacaatgactgtgtgtgtgtgtgtgtgtgtgtgtgtgtgtgtgtgtgtgtgcagactgtatataaaggaCCTACAGAGTAAACTGAAACAGAACCATCCCTCCTGAACAGAGGTAAGTACCTGAACACACTGAGTCGTTAGTTCAACTCTGTCTACCTCTTGTTTCAGTGTTGATGTGTTGCTGAAGATTATATTGGCATTAACAAAGCTGTATGATTTAATTTTAGTATTACAAGTAAATATGTTCCTGGAGTCTTTCTCAGACATGTTTAACAATgtagttggttttattttccattttctcatttttcattcatgttaacATGAATTTATGTTcaatttatgtcttttttcatgtgaattattattattattattattattattattattattatcattattattattattattattattattaggtcTAAGTTAAACTTGTTGTTCcacttgctgttgtttttttacatgatCACACATAGTTGATTCTTAATGTAAAAAGAAGCATCATttgttgtgatttatttattatgaaaaaattttacaaaatttcAATAGTccatacaaatataaatgttgttCTGACATTATAATGACTATCAAATAGTGCAACAGAGAATGACAATATCAATGCAATATTCAAAAGTAATGCAAGTGCAGCGGTAGGGAAGACGTCACCTCAAGGAAATGTTGGggctcattttaaaacacatttataattgTGTTTGTAAGTTGGATGTTCTGTGTTATTCAACATATTGAAATTATTTAACGTTTTCTGCCCCAAGAAACAAGTTAAATTCGTGTCAatctttatcattattttaccatttcatCAGGATCAAGAGCAGAGTCTAATCTACCTTTTCCCCACACACTTGTTGATGTTAATGATAGAAAACTACAGTTGGATGATGGCGTTAAACATAGAATGTCctctaatgtgtttgtttaaagagGTAATTTTATCTCAATGaagatatttaaattataaaactgtaatccatttcttttattttataggctttacaaaacaggaagagaatgGCAAAGGAAGAACTGGACAAGACACTGTATGGGTAAGAGTTACGTGATGTTGATGTCCAAGATCACTCGTTATCGTGTTACCAAAGTGTTGTTAACgtgttgttaatgttttgtcAACGTGTTAAAAATCACGTATATATTGAACAGGCTGGTTCAGTGAGATCTCTGAGACACGTACTTGTCTTGTCTTTGGGGAAGTCAGCTATTTATGGTTAACATGTTTTTAACCTTGAAGTCTCATTGTTTGTATTAATGATTAAACCAGGAAACTTTTATGTCTGTTACAGCTGTGtcccttttgttttctgtctgatctaGAGGGGAGATAACGTCTGTTGAATGAGTTCAAAGTGCGTGTCTCAGTGCATCAGCTGAACTCTGGAGTGAAAGTAAGTTCATGATTTAATTCTGAAAATTAGATGTTGACctgatgtaataatgtatatTTCCCAGTTAACTGTAAGGTAACTATGCAAGTTGTGTGATTATGTATTTACTTGTGTTGtatcttctttattttttcaataacaAGTCACTGCTCTTGTCTACAGACGTCCCATTTCATGAGTTTATTAGGTTGATTTATCAGTGGTAgatatttacagtctgttttcCGTAATCATTTACGAACTGTGATTCTCTAGGTGACCTACAAACAAGTTGAGTAATTCATTTCCTCCTATCTTTTTacgtattttttatttttcaggaaaCAAAAGTTGCACTTTACATCTCTGCTTAGCATCTGAAGAACTCAATAAAAATGGGGAACGCACCATCAGAAAGTAACATGGGCGAGCAGCTGAGATGCTGTAAATGTTATAATGTCCTGCCTCCATGCAGATCTTTCTCAGATTTCTACAGAAGTACTATTCATGGGCGAGATGTATATGTTTTCAATGGAGGAGAATACTACAGAACAGTTGGCCATGATAACTCATACGAGTgtgaatattgttttaataagcCAATCAGAGATCAAGAACaactgaggagagaagaggagaggagaagggaagaggagCGAAAGATGGAAGAAGAACAGCAAAGGGCCAAAGAGgctgaagagaagaagagacaagaagaacTGAATCAAAGACTTGAAGAATCACAACATCAAGCtcaagagcagcaggaggatcAACTGAGCAGAGACATTTCAGAGGAACATGAGTCCAAGCGAAGAGTTCTAATAAGCCATCTGGATGAGTTTGAGGCAAACTATGACTCAGACAGTGATGAGCTTCTAGAAACGCTCTCATCAAGATTTAACATCCCCGTTCCAAGCCTCAGTCTCACTCAGCTGACTGCTGATCAGCTGGGCAACATCCTGTCAGCCCTGGACAAACTCCTGTTTGAAGATTGGATCAGTGCTCCTCCATCCCTCAGCactctgcagcacacacaggtgTTCATCACAGAGCTGTGTGCCCTGTCTCTGGAGATGTCTCAGGGACTTTCCCTGCACAGCGTCTACGATCATGTGGAGtccatcagccaatcagcatgcagTGTTTCTGAGAGCTTCCTGCTGACTCAAGCTCTGTACCTGACCCTGATGCACTTCTTCACTGGCCACGGCAGCTGTGATTCTGATGCAGCTCTAATAGCCAATCAATGGGCTGAGAGAGACCTTTCCACTGAGGATCTCGTCCTTACAGAATTCCTCGGTACCCTCACATCATCGCTACACAATGTGGTTGGAAGAGcctctgtgttcattttaaagatgGAAATCCAGAGCTTGAAGCTGCTTcttttcacactcacacatctcAATGACAAAGAAAGCCACTCAGAATCCACTGAAATGCTCCTCAGACTTGTGCAAACAAACCAATGGACACCAGCAGAGGCAGTGAAACTGCTCAAAGAGCTTATCAAAAATCTTTATGTTCCAAATTGAatcacatttaattatttttaaaccaTCAAATATTGAGATTGGCATCTACCTTAATTCTAAGACTATATTAGACAATTACCAATAACTCCTCCTTTTAACTCGTCCTTTGCAAAAAGTTGCTTAATTATAAACGCAGCAGATACAAAGCAACATTATCATCCTAATGGAGCTGTAACATCAAAATAATACActgaaagacactgaaacaaCTGGTAGTGCTGCAGAGTTCGTCACTACAAGCAACCCCATTCACAGGACAGCTATTTGATCAAATGCTAATATAAGAATATTAATTAGTGCAGAATCTAATTAGCTcttaaagttattattaaagTACATCATAAATGTGTACGGGAAGGGGTGAGGGGGAAGTCTCTCACTTTTACTGTTGAGTCTGGGAACTGTTCAGAGTTTGTACAGAGTGTAGACTTGTCCTGCTGAAATCGCAAGCATTTTGTATTGTTAAAGTAATGTCTGATTATTCACTGACAATATGCTTATAATCACTTAAAATCACAAGTTCCTTCTACTTCCTCTTTcacaatgactgtgtgtgtgtgtgtgtgtgtgtgtgtgtgtgtgtgtgtgtgcagactgtatataaaggaCCTACAGAGTAAACTGAAACAGAACCATCCCTCCTGAACAGAGGTAAGTACCTGAACACACTGAGTCGTTAGTTCAACTCTGTCTACCTCTTGTTTCAGTGTTGATGTGTTGCTGAAGATTATATTGGCATTAACAAAGCTGTATGATTTAATTTTAGTATTACAAGTAAATATGTTCCTGGAGTCTTTCTCAGACATGTTTAACAATgtagttggttttattttccattttctcatttttcattcatgttaacATGAATTTATGTTcaatttatgtcttttttcatgtgaattattattattattattattattattattattatcattattattattattattaggtcTAAGTTAAACTTGTTGTTCcacttgctgttgtttttttacatgatCACACATAGTTGATTCTTAATGTAAAAAGAAGCATCATttgttgtgatttatttattatgaaaaaattttacaaaatttcAATAGTccatacaaatataaatgttgttCTGACATTATAATGACTATCAAATAGTGCAACAGAGAATGACAATATCAATGCAATATTCAAAAGTAATGCAAGTGCAGCGGTAGGGAAGACGTCACCTCAAGGAAATGTTGGggctcattttaaaacacatttataattgTGTTTGTAAGTTGGATGTTCTGTGTTATTCAACATATTGAAATTATTTAACGTTTTCTGCCCCAAGAAACAAGTTAAATTCGTGTCAatctttatcattattttaccatttcatCAGGATCAAGAGCAGAGTCTAATCTACCTTTTCCCCACACACTTGTTGATGTTAATGATAGAAAACTACAGTTGGATGATGGCGTTAAACATAGAATGTCctctaatgtgtttgtttaaagagGTAATTTTATCTCAATGaagatatttaaattataaaactgtaatccatttcttttattttataggctttacaaaacaggaagagaatgGCAAAGGAAGAACTGGACAAGACACTGTATGGGTAAGAGTTACGTGATGTTGATGTCCAAGATCACTCGTTATCGTGTTACCAAAGTGTTGTTAACgtgttgttaatgttttgtcAACGTGTTAAAAATCACGTATATATTGAACAGGCTGGTTCAGTGAGATCTCTGAGACACGTACTTG encodes:
- the LOC130178747 gene encoding uncharacterized protein LOC130178747 — translated: MGNAPSESNMGEQLRCCKCYNVLPPCRSFSDFYRSTIHGRDVYVFNGGEYYRTVGHDNSYECEYCFNKPIRDQEQLRREEERRREEERKMEEEQQRAKEAEEKKRQEELNQRLEESQHQAQEQQEDQLSRDISEEHESKRRVLISHLDEFEANYDSDSDELLETLSSRFNIPVPSLSLTQLTADQLGNILSALDKLLFEDWISAPPSLSTLQHTQVFITELCALSLEMSQGLSLHSVYDHVESISQSACSVSESFLLTQALYLTLMHFFTGHGSCDSDAALIANQWAERDLSTEDLVLTEFLGTLTSSLHNVVGRASVFILKMEIQSLKLLLFTLTHLNDKESHSESTEMLLRLVQTNQWTPAEAVKLLKELIKNLYVPN